A single region of the Leptotrichia sp. OH3620_COT-345 genome encodes:
- the recN gene encoding DNA repair protein RecN, which produces MLRELRLNNLAIIKNLDLEFNENLIALTGETGAGKSIILDGISLLIGERNQADMIRTGEESLLAEGVFDLNQNQIKRLNRLGFDIEDNELIISRYFDRNSKSKVIVNGIRMTVSKLKELMGNILDLVGQHEHQFLLNKNFHMNLLDKFLGKEGIELAKKMKENVSDLKKLKNKIEEIETEKEKISEKKDILEFQFNEINNLNLKVNEDNELEAEYKVLFNAGKIGEKLEDSLQRLKEGEYSILNSLGKIKKNFEQLSSISETYTELKEKVESIIYDVEDISYTIEDFTRETQTDDARLEKVVERIDRINKLKLKYGATIEEILTYKDNIAKKLSLINFENDELEQLKKEKKEKTQEYFVYSGKLSGLRKNIAEKLEDTINKQLKDLNMENAQFKVTFSEKRVISSRGTDDVEFMMTTNPGESFKSLSKIASGGEVSRIMLALKTVFSTVDNISVLIFDEIDTGISGETVRKVAEKLKELSKNVQVICVTHSPQIAAKANQQFFIKKQIENNLTETKVYELNTEERIKEIARIISGDNITETSINHAKEIMEL; this is translated from the coding sequence ATGCTAAGAGAATTAAGACTGAATAATTTAGCAATAATAAAGAATCTTGATTTGGAATTCAACGAAAATTTAATAGCTCTTACAGGAGAAACCGGAGCCGGAAAGTCAATTATATTAGATGGAATTTCTTTGCTTATAGGTGAAAGAAATCAGGCAGATATGATAAGGACAGGGGAAGAGAGCCTTCTAGCAGAGGGAGTTTTTGATTTGAACCAAAATCAAATAAAAAGGCTGAATAGGCTTGGATTTGACATAGAAGATAACGAACTTATAATTTCAAGATATTTTGATAGAAATTCAAAATCAAAAGTAATTGTAAACGGAATAAGAATGACAGTTTCAAAGTTGAAAGAACTTATGGGGAATATTCTTGATTTAGTAGGGCAGCATGAGCATCAGTTTCTTTTAAATAAAAATTTTCATATGAATTTGCTTGACAAATTTTTAGGGAAAGAAGGTATAGAGCTAGCAAAAAAAATGAAAGAAAATGTTTCTGATTTAAAAAAACTGAAAAATAAAATAGAAGAAATTGAAACGGAAAAAGAAAAAATAAGTGAAAAAAAAGATATACTGGAATTTCAGTTTAATGAAATCAATAATCTTAATTTAAAGGTAAATGAGGATAATGAGTTAGAAGCCGAATATAAAGTACTATTCAATGCAGGAAAAATAGGTGAGAAATTGGAAGACTCTCTACAAAGGCTGAAAGAAGGGGAGTATTCGATTTTAAATTCTTTGGGAAAAATAAAGAAAAATTTTGAACAGCTTTCAAGTATATCAGAAACATATACTGAACTGAAAGAAAAAGTTGAAAGTATTATATATGATGTAGAAGATATTTCTTATACTATTGAAGATTTTACAAGGGAAACACAAACGGATGATGCAAGATTGGAAAAAGTTGTTGAAAGAATAGATCGGATTAATAAACTCAAGCTGAAATACGGAGCCACAATAGAAGAAATACTTACCTATAAAGATAATATTGCAAAAAAGCTGTCACTTATAAATTTTGAAAATGATGAACTTGAACAACTTAAAAAAGAAAAAAAGGAAAAAACACAGGAATACTTTGTATACAGCGGAAAATTGAGCGGATTGAGAAAAAATATAGCTGAGAAACTTGAAGATACTATAAATAAACAGCTGAAAGATTTAAATATGGAAAATGCACAGTTTAAAGTGACTTTTTCTGAAAAAAGAGTTATAAGCTCCAGAGGGACTGATGATGTGGAATTTATGATGACTACAAATCCGGGGGAAAGTTTTAAATCACTTTCAAAAATTGCTTCAGGAGGTGAAGTTTCACGAATAATGCTTGCGTTAAAAACTGTATTTTCAACTGTTGATAATATATCAGTTCTGATATTTGATGAAATAGATACAGGAATTTCAGGAGAAACAGTAAGAAAAGTAGCTGAAAAACTGAAAGAACTTTCCAAAAATGTACAGGTAATATGTGTTACACATTCACCTCAAATTGCCGCAAAGGCAAATCAACAGTTTTTCATAAAAAAACAAATTGAAAATAATTTGACCGAAACGAAAGTCTATGAATTGAATACGGAAGAACGTATAAAGGAAATAGCAAGAATAATATCAGGGGATAATATAACCGAGACTTCTATTAATCATGCCAAAGAGATTATGGAGCTGTAA
- the mglA gene encoding galactose/methyl galactoside ABC transporter ATP-binding protein MglA codes for MKSSDKKHEYVLRMEGISKEFPGVKALDKVNLKIRPNSVHALMGENGAGKSTLMKCLFGIYKKDTGAIYLEGEKIEFRNSKEALEKGVSMVHQELNQVVQRNVMDNIWLGRYPKKGLFIDEEKMYKDTKEIFDRLEIKIDPRTKVSNLSVSQMQMLEIAKAVSYDSKVLILDEPTSSLTENEVKHLFHIIKKLQGSGIGIVYISHKMEEITEICDEITILRDGQWVTTEKVKDLTTDEIINLMVGRDLTSRFPDKNNIPSDVIMEVENLTAKRKNSIENVSFTLHKGEILGIAGLVGSKRTDIVETVFGVMEKKSGMIKIHGKEVNITSPKEATKNGLALITEERRSTGIFSMLDIKFNSIISNTKSYKSKIGLLDDKRIQKDTGWVIESMRVKTPSQKTHIGSLSGGNQQKVIIGRWLLTEPEILLMDEPTRGIDVGAKFEIYQLMVNLAKKDKGIIMISSEMPELLGVTDRILVMSNGKVAGIVKTSETTQEEILKLTAKYL; via the coding sequence ATGAAAAGTTCTGATAAAAAACATGAGTATGTTCTCAGAATGGAAGGTATAAGTAAGGAATTTCCCGGAGTAAAAGCATTGGACAAAGTCAATTTAAAAATAAGACCAAATAGTGTTCATGCATTAATGGGAGAAAACGGAGCGGGGAAGTCTACACTTATGAAATGTTTGTTCGGAATATACAAAAAAGATACAGGGGCAATTTATCTTGAAGGGGAAAAAATAGAGTTCAGAAATTCTAAAGAAGCACTTGAAAAAGGTGTATCAATGGTACATCAAGAATTAAATCAAGTTGTACAAAGAAATGTAATGGACAATATATGGTTAGGAAGATATCCGAAAAAAGGACTATTCATAGATGAAGAAAAAATGTACAAAGATACAAAGGAAATATTTGACAGACTTGAAATAAAGATAGATCCGAGAACTAAGGTAAGCAATCTTTCAGTATCTCAAATGCAGATGCTGGAAATTGCCAAAGCAGTTTCTTATGATTCAAAAGTACTTATACTTGATGAACCGACTTCATCATTGACTGAGAATGAAGTAAAACATCTGTTTCATATAATAAAAAAATTACAGGGAAGTGGTATAGGAATAGTATATATTTCCCATAAAATGGAAGAAATTACTGAAATATGTGATGAGATAACAATATTAAGAGACGGTCAATGGGTTACAACAGAAAAAGTAAAGGATCTTACAACTGATGAGATTATTAACCTTATGGTCGGAAGAGATTTGACAAGCAGATTTCCCGATAAGAACAATATTCCCTCCGATGTAATAATGGAAGTGGAAAATCTGACTGCCAAAAGGAAAAATTCAATTGAAAATGTTTCATTTACTTTGCATAAAGGAGAAATTTTAGGAATAGCCGGACTTGTAGGTTCTAAAAGAACAGATATAGTTGAAACCGTGTTTGGGGTAATGGAAAAAAAATCCGGAATGATAAAAATACACGGTAAGGAAGTGAATATAACCAGTCCGAAAGAAGCTACAAAAAACGGACTTGCACTTATTACCGAAGAAAGACGTTCTACCGGAATATTTTCAATGTTGGACATAAAATTTAATTCAATAATTTCAAATACAAAAAGTTATAAATCGAAAATAGGGTTGCTTGATGACAAAAGAATACAAAAAGATACAGGTTGGGTTATAGAAAGTATGAGAGTGAAGACACCGTCTCAGAAAACTCATATAGGAAGTCTTTCAGGCGGAAATCAGCAGAAAGTAATAATAGGAAGATGGCTTCTGACGGAGCCTGAAATACTTCTTATGGATGAGCCTACAAGGGGGATAGATGTCGGAGCGAAATTTGAAATATACCAGTTAATGGTAAATCTGGCAAAAAAAGATAAAGGAATTATTATGATTTCATCGGAAATGCCGGAACTTCTGGGAGTTACCGACAGAATTTTGGTGATGAGTAATGGTAAAGTGGCGGGAATAGTCAAGACATCTGAAACAACTCAGGAAGAAATATTGAAATTAACGGCAAAGTATTTATAG
- a CDS encoding phospholipid phosphatase, producing MAVEKKQENKKNIMPLILILLWGCVFLLMKSNIIKIYVGTFILTLLYIYLNFNLINIYFLSKRTTFKIYVFMLLDLIYFLRGSFNLFSIMIYLISMTVLVFLIMKDEGKNELSKIYQFAGFYTVLKVIFILMLVFL from the coding sequence ATGGCAGTAGAAAAAAAACAGGAAAATAAAAAGAACATAATGCCGTTAATACTTATATTACTATGGGGATGTGTTTTTTTACTTATGAAATCCAATATAATTAAAATATATGTAGGGACTTTTATACTGACTTTACTGTATATATATCTGAATTTCAATTTAATAAATATTTATTTTTTAAGTAAAAGAACTACATTTAAAATATATGTCTTTATGCTTCTTGATTTAATTTATTTTTTGAGAGGTTCGTTTAATTTGTTTTCCATTATGATATATTTAATATCAATGACAGTTTTAGTATTTCTTATAATGAAAGATGAAGGAAAAAACGAATTGTCAAAGATATATCAATTTGCAGGCTTTTATACAGTGCTTAAAGTAATATTTATTTTAATGCTTGTATTTTTGTAG
- a CDS encoding DUF1694 domain-containing protein, which yields MKSDNNEANVELIKHIEKFKDRVREVKLEKNVFLGEYKERVLGALTREQVKEKGIYPEIEKILENKEAEKMIISREIDFNDIKKYISLAKKKNISYKMIDGLLYTGEIGLVIASSDALSKPLENPVIKTKKEKFEEKKLSEIYYQSMGSKICDFHKEIIDKELPEYKHGYEKIGIMDSLFGTKCPICEKLGGKKRG from the coding sequence ATGAAAAGTGACAATAATGAAGCAAATGTCGAACTTATTAAGCATATTGAAAAATTTAAAGATAGAGTAAGAGAAGTTAAACTTGAGAAAAATGTGTTTTTAGGTGAATATAAAGAGAGAGTACTTGGGGCACTGACAAGAGAACAGGTAAAAGAAAAAGGAATATATCCTGAAATAGAGAAAATTTTAGAAAATAAAGAAGCTGAAAAAATGATAATTTCCAGAGAAATAGATTTTAATGATATAAAAAAATATATAAGCCTGGCTAAAAAAAAGAATATTTCTTATAAAATGATAGACGGATTACTTTATACGGGAGAAATAGGGTTAGTTATTGCATCAAGTGATGCTTTAAGTAAACCTCTTGAAAATCCTGTTATTAAAACAAAAAAAGAAAAATTTGAAGAAAAGAAATTATCGGAAATTTACTATCAGTCAATGGGAAGTAAAATATGCGATTTTCATAAAGAAATAATTGATAAAGAACTTCCCGAATATAAACATGGTTATGAAAAAATAGGAATTATGGACAGCCTTTTTGGGACAAAATGTCCAATTTGTGAAAAATTAGGAGGAAAAAAACGTGGTTGA
- a CDS encoding ROK family transcriptional regulator, with translation MQEEKKAKVRKLNKTDYQILEKTMKNSKISRTDLSEQLELTPAAISKAIKKLISHNLIEEHHNLNSTGGRPRTVLRINRKYKKIIGINLGVGFISIAVSYLNGEILQIGERKFAFKTQEKVLDLLDEEISNIIEKFSIDSIAGIGLATHGLVDRKKGTVIFSPHFKWRKLEIRKRLENKYNIPVVVENDVRAMLTAEHMYGRAGKMKNFMLLYIRNGVGSAIFLNGKIFEGSNYGAGEIGHFIVKENSTVQCRCGKYGCLETEYSEQALINRTIWELEKRESREIKGKLTIDHVYTKFKNKEEPYFSIVKEAAYETGKVVGNILNVLDINDVVVSGDTVMAEKLFLDNFKKGVDRMILEEFNKRIRIVPSGLSDMIGIYGAVSLITSNLFTGEKLLKIKKENEVPESFTDMEKFY, from the coding sequence ATGCAGGAAGAAAAAAAAGCAAAAGTCAGGAAGTTGAATAAAACTGATTATCAGATACTTGAGAAGACAATGAAAAATTCCAAAATTTCCAGAACGGACTTATCAGAACAGTTGGAACTTACTCCCGCAGCAATTTCAAAAGCAATAAAAAAACTAATTTCTCATAATCTTATAGAAGAACATCACAATTTAAACTCTACAGGAGGAAGACCAAGAACAGTCTTAAGAATAAACAGAAAATATAAGAAAATTATAGGTATTAATCTGGGAGTAGGATTTATAAGTATAGCAGTTAGTTATCTGAATGGTGAGATACTGCAAATCGGCGAAAGGAAATTTGCTTTTAAAACTCAGGAAAAAGTACTTGATTTATTAGATGAGGAAATATCAAATATTATTGAAAAATTCAGTATAGATTCCATTGCCGGGATAGGTCTTGCAACTCATGGTCTTGTAGATAGGAAAAAAGGAACGGTAATATTTTCCCCGCATTTCAAATGGAGGAAACTGGAAATTCGTAAAAGACTTGAAAACAAGTATAATATTCCGGTTGTAGTTGAAAATGATGTAAGAGCCATGTTGACAGCAGAGCATATGTATGGGCGTGCAGGAAAAATGAAAAATTTTATGCTCTTATATATAAGAAACGGTGTAGGTTCTGCTATTTTCCTAAATGGGAAAATATTTGAAGGAAGCAATTATGGAGCCGGTGAAATAGGGCATTTTATTGTAAAGGAAAATTCGACCGTACAATGTCGATGTGGAAAATATGGCTGTCTGGAAACTGAATATTCGGAGCAGGCACTTATAAACAGGACAATTTGGGAATTGGAAAAAAGAGAAAGCAGGGAAATAAAAGGAAAATTAACTATAGATCATGTGTATACTAAATTTAAAAATAAAGAAGAACCCTATTTTTCCATAGTAAAAGAAGCAGCATATGAAACGGGAAAAGTTGTCGGTAATATTTTGAATGTATTGGATATTAACGATGTAGTAGTTTCAGGAGATACGGTAATGGCTGAAAAACTGTTTCTTGATAATTTTAAAAAAGGTGTGGACAGGATGATACTTGAAGAATTCAATAAAAGAATCAGAATTGTTCCATCGGGACTTAGTGATATGATAGGCATTTATGGGGCGGTATCATTGATTACAAGTAATCTGTTTACAGGAGAAAAGCTCCTTAAAATAAAAAAAGAAAATGAAGTTCCCGAAAGTTTTACAGATATGGAAAAATTTTATTAA
- a CDS encoding J domain-containing protein, with translation MQIIGRGMQFLLTGICLLIKIIINVFWKLYIFVIGILLFFTVLMNINSWKLFWEFLFLGFQVLVAGFLTDFVNSWTGKIFGNILNEEEEDKDIFEKYKKQFFYQNKRSEYNSEQSNYSSSGYSNYSGYSEYKENKYENYSKARDDIVKKYEEYLEYFGINTKMKITLKIIKKAYKTKIKEVHPDKNPGKDTTEETVKVNEIKEFLDINLEYYLMKRGF, from the coding sequence TTGCAGATAATAGGAAGAGGAATGCAATTTTTATTAACAGGAATATGTTTGTTAATAAAAATTATTATAAATGTTTTTTGGAAATTGTATATTTTTGTAATTGGAATATTATTATTTTTTACAGTGTTAATGAATATTAACAGTTGGAAATTATTTTGGGAATTTTTATTTTTAGGATTTCAAGTGCTTGTAGCAGGGTTTCTGACAGATTTTGTAAATAGTTGGACAGGAAAAATTTTTGGTAATATATTAAATGAAGAAGAGGAAGATAAAGATATTTTTGAAAAATATAAGAAACAATTTTTTTATCAAAATAAAAGAAGTGAATATAATTCAGAACAGTCAAATTATTCGAGTTCCGGATATTCAAATTATTCAGGGTATTCTGAATATAAAGAAAATAAATATGAAAATTATTCAAAAGCTCGGGATGATATTGTAAAAAAATATGAAGAATATTTAGAATATTTCGGAATAAATACGAAAATGAAAATAACATTGAAGATAATAAAAAAAGCATATAAAACAAAAATTAAAGAAGTACATCCTGATAAAAATCCTGGAAAAGACACTACCGAAGAAACTGTAAAAGTAAACGAAATAAAAGAATTCCTGGATATAAATTTGGAATATTATTTAATGAAAAGAGGTTTTTAA
- a CDS encoding NAD(+)/NADH kinase, with protein MEKTSKNSSPEYNKILNKVKKVKIIKNKFVKEELLTEFYIYMKKNKIIEVVDVKNADLIVSFGGDGTILIAAKETIKKDIPILAVNMGTVGYMAEIKPENAVEMLEKYERSQCIIDERAFLEIEYNDNIFYALNELLIIKGGLVSHLINVEVYSNSILVNKYRADGVIVATPTGSTAYSLSAGGSIVHPSLNAVSITPLLPQSLTARPIIVDGKDKLSFKVYTRDNDAHLNIDGSQCFHIKPSDKINAVLSQKRVKIIRTENSDYYNILREKLKWGKTL; from the coding sequence ATGGAAAAAACTTCAAAAAACAGTAGCCCGGAATATAATAAAATACTAAACAAAGTCAAAAAAGTAAAAATAATAAAGAATAAATTTGTGAAGGAAGAGTTGTTGACAGAGTTTTATATTTACATGAAAAAGAATAAAATAATAGAAGTTGTAGACGTGAAAAACGCAGATTTGATAGTATCTTTTGGAGGTGACGGAACTATTCTCATTGCAGCTAAAGAAACAATAAAAAAAGATATTCCCATATTAGCTGTAAATATGGGAACAGTAGGGTATATGGCAGAAATAAAACCTGAAAATGCTGTGGAAATGCTTGAAAAATATGAAAGAAGTCAATGCATAATTGATGAAAGGGCATTTCTTGAGATAGAATACAACGATAATATTTTTTACGCACTAAACGAACTGTTAATAATAAAAGGAGGCCTTGTTTCACATTTAATCAATGTGGAAGTATATTCAAATAGTATTTTGGTAAATAAATATCGAGCAGATGGTGTTATAGTAGCAACGCCTACAGGTTCTACAGCATATTCACTTTCAGCCGGAGGCTCAATAGTACATCCAAGCCTGAATGCAGTGTCTATCACACCTCTGCTTCCTCAAAGTCTTACCGCAAGACCGATTATAGTCGATGGAAAAGATAAATTGAGCTTTAAAGTATACACGAGGGATAATGATGCACATTTGAATATAGATGGAAGCCAATGTTTTCATATAAAACCTTCAGATAAGATAAATGCCGTTTTATCTCAAAAAAGGGTAAAAATTATAAGAACTGAAAATAGCGATTATTACAATATATTGAGGGAAAAATTGAAGTGGGGGAAAACCCTTTAA
- the xerA gene encoding site-specific tyrosine recombinase/integron integrase, whose protein sequence is MKNNNKIIIDEMKIKQEKETKRENRVERRNSLLIKEFLDYLYFEKGSSKNTVAGYERDLKLFFSYVEKTATDIKEDDIYKYIEEIGKELKRNSVLRKIASIRTFYKFCYLNKIMREDPAGMIKSLKREKRLPEVLSLKEVKMIIDNFNHTAEGIRDRLIIKFLIATGARISEILNLEIKDVENQGYEFIKVLGKGSKYRIIPIYDNLEKEIKDYLLNYRPKLKNIEKNFKLFPNIRRENFWKRLKKASKNAGIEKNVYPHIFRHSVATVLLSNGADIRIVQEILGHSNISTTEIYTHVEKSALKEIYNKIKIGDK, encoded by the coding sequence ATGAAAAATAATAATAAAATAATTATTGATGAAATGAAAATAAAACAGGAAAAGGAAACTAAAAGGGAAAATAGAGTTGAACGCCGAAATAGTTTACTTATAAAGGAATTTTTAGATTATTTATACTTTGAAAAGGGAAGCTCTAAGAATACAGTTGCAGGATACGAAAGAGATTTGAAACTTTTTTTTTCCTATGTAGAAAAAACCGCTACAGATATAAAAGAAGATGACATTTACAAATATATAGAAGAAATCGGAAAAGAGCTAAAAAGAAATTCAGTTCTTAGAAAAATAGCTTCAATCAGGACATTTTATAAATTTTGTTACTTGAATAAAATAATGAGAGAAGATCCGGCGGGAATGATAAAAAGTCTTAAAAGGGAAAAAAGGCTTCCTGAAGTTTTAAGTTTAAAAGAAGTAAAAATGATAATAGATAATTTTAATCATACCGCTGAAGGAATAAGGGATCGGCTTATTATAAAGTTTTTAATAGCGACAGGAGCAAGAATTTCCGAAATACTCAATCTTGAAATAAAAGATGTGGAAAATCAAGGGTATGAATTTATAAAAGTTCTTGGAAAAGGTTCAAAATATAGGATAATTCCTATCTATGACAATCTGGAAAAAGAAATAAAGGATTATCTTCTTAATTACAGACCGAAATTGAAAAATATAGAAAAAAATTTTAAACTTTTTCCTAATATAAGAAGGGAAAATTTCTGGAAGAGATTAAAAAAAGCTTCTAAAAATGCAGGAATAGAAAAAAATGTATATCCACATATATTTAGACATTCGGTAGCGACAGTTCTTTTAAGTAACGGAGCTGATATAAGGATTGTTCAGGAAATTTTAGGACATTCAAATATAAGTACGACTGAAATTTATACTCATGTGGAGAAATCTGCTCTAAAAGAAATTTACAATAAAATCAAAATTGGAGACAAGTAG
- the murA gene encoding UDP-N-acetylglucosamine 1-carboxyvinyltransferase, producing the protein MVDGFKIKGKTPLNGIIKVSGAKNAALPIIIATLVAKGEYTLKNVPNLRDIRILMKLLEDLGMETEKIDDTTYKITNSGFKRNEASYEIVKQMRASFLVMGPMIANLEESVVSLPGGCAIGSRPVDLHLKGFEALGAEITRVHGYIHAKSDKLKGAVIPLGFPSVGATQNLMMAAVKIPGKTIISNAAREPEIVDLGNFLIKMGAKITGLGTTNIEIEGVEELHAVEYSIMPDRIEAGTYVIASLITEGDLKIENINLEDLGVFKSELEAMGVEFQYNGNTLTVIGNLKELKPSKIRTMPHPGFPTDMQPQMMLLQTLINGASSMEETVFENRFMHVPEFNRMGADISIRHGVAMINGGVPLTGAEVMSSDLRAGAALVLAGLVADGETVVNRVYHIDRGYDKLEEKLNAVGAEIKRVKLEI; encoded by the coding sequence GTGGTTGACGGATTTAAAATTAAAGGAAAAACACCATTAAACGGCATAATAAAAGTAAGTGGAGCTAAAAATGCAGCTCTTCCCATAATAATAGCAACACTTGTAGCTAAAGGAGAATATACTTTAAAAAATGTACCTAATCTGAGAGATATAAGAATATTGATGAAACTGCTTGAAGATTTGGGAATGGAAACTGAAAAAATAGACGATACTACATATAAAATAACAAACAGTGGATTTAAAAGAAATGAAGCAAGTTATGAAATAGTAAAACAGATGAGAGCTTCTTTTTTAGTTATGGGACCTATGATTGCAAATCTTGAAGAATCTGTAGTTTCCCTTCCGGGAGGATGTGCAATAGGTTCGAGACCTGTAGATCTGCACTTAAAAGGGTTTGAAGCATTAGGAGCTGAAATAACGAGAGTCCATGGATATATTCACGCCAAATCGGATAAATTAAAAGGAGCTGTAATACCGTTAGGATTCCCCAGTGTAGGGGCCACACAAAATCTTATGATGGCAGCTGTAAAAATTCCGGGAAAAACTATCATATCCAATGCTGCAAGAGAGCCGGAAATTGTGGACTTGGGGAATTTTCTTATTAAAATGGGAGCAAAAATAACAGGACTTGGAACAACGAATATTGAAATTGAAGGAGTAGAAGAACTACATGCAGTGGAGTATTCTATAATGCCTGATAGAATTGAAGCAGGAACTTATGTTATTGCTTCACTTATTACCGAAGGAGACTTAAAAATTGAAAATATAAATCTGGAAGATTTAGGAGTATTCAAATCTGAATTGGAAGCAATGGGAGTTGAATTTCAATATAACGGAAACACTTTAACTGTAATAGGAAATCTTAAGGAACTTAAACCTTCTAAAATAAGAACAATGCCTCATCCCGGATTTCCTACTGACATGCAGCCTCAGATGATGTTACTACAGACATTGATAAACGGAGCAAGTTCAATGGAAGAAACGGTATTTGAAAATAGATTTATGCATGTTCCTGAATTTAACAGAATGGGAGCGGATATTTCCATAAGACATGGAGTAGCTATGATAAACGGGGGAGTACCTTTAACAGGAGCTGAAGTAATGTCGTCAGATTTAAGAGCGGGGGCTGCACTTGTGCTGGCAGGACTAGTTGCAGATGGAGAAACGGTGGTAAACAGAGTCTATCATATTGATCGTGGATATGATAAGCTTGAGGAGAAACTCAATGCCGTAGGTGCCGAGATTAAAAGGGTTAAGCTTGAGATATAA
- the mglB gene encoding galactose/glucose ABC transporter substrate-binding protein MglB, which yields MKKILLVMLGMFMLLACGGEKEEAKGGQVEGGKKIKIGVTIYKYDDNFMATLRKDLEAFAKEDANVELIMNDSQNNQATQNEQVDTMIAKGVNVLAINLVDPAAGQTIIDKAKAANVPVIFFNKDPGTAALQSYEKAYYVGTKPEESGVIQGQLIEKNWKADPKEDLNGDGIIQYVLLKGEPGHPDAEARTTYVIKELNDKGVKTEKLNEDTGMWDAAQAKDKMDAWLSGPNASKIEVVISNNDGMALGALEALKAHQKQLPIYGVDALAEALTLIESGELKGTVLNDGKNQAKAVLELAKNLGNGKDPLEGTSWKFEEKSVRIPYVGVDKDNLAEFKK from the coding sequence ATGAAAAAAATTTTATTGGTTATGTTGGGAATGTTTATGTTACTGGCATGCGGAGGAGAGAAAGAAGAAGCGAAAGGAGGTCAAGTAGAGGGAGGTAAGAAAATTAAAATTGGGGTTACTATTTACAAGTATGATGATAATTTTATGGCAACATTGAGAAAAGATCTTGAAGCATTTGCCAAAGAGGACGCCAATGTGGAATTGATTATGAATGATTCTCAAAATAATCAGGCAACACAAAATGAACAGGTAGATACAATGATAGCAAAAGGTGTAAATGTATTGGCAATCAATCTGGTAGATCCTGCAGCGGGACAGACTATAATTGATAAAGCTAAAGCTGCCAATGTACCGGTTATATTTTTTAATAAGGATCCGGGAACTGCTGCATTACAATCATATGAAAAAGCTTATTATGTAGGAACTAAACCTGAAGAATCAGGAGTAATTCAGGGACAGTTAATTGAAAAAAACTGGAAAGCCGATCCGAAAGAAGACCTGAACGGTGATGGAATTATTCAATATGTACTTTTGAAAGGAGAACCCGGACATCCTGATGCTGAAGCAAGAACAACATATGTAATAAAAGAATTAAATGATAAAGGTGTTAAAACAGAAAAATTAAATGAAGATACAGGAATGTGGGATGCAGCTCAGGCAAAAGATAAAATGGACGCATGGCTTTCAGGACCTAATGCTTCAAAAATAGAAGTAGTTATTTCAAATAATGATGGAATGGCACTTGGAGCATTGGAAGCATTGAAAGCTCATCAGAAACAGTTGCCTATTTATGGAGTTGACGCTTTAGCGGAAGCATTGACACTGATTGAATCAGGGGAATTAAAAGGAACTGTGTTGAATGATGGTAAAAATCAGGCTAAAGCAGTTCTTGAGCTGGCAAAAAATTTAGGAAACGGAAAAGATCCTCTTGAAGGAACATCATGGAAATTTGAAGAAAAATCAGTTAGAATCCCTTATGTAGGTGTAGACAAAGACAACTTGGCAGAATTCAAAAAATAA